The DNA segment AGCCGAACAGCAACTGAAGCTCCTCACAGAAGTCGAGAACGTCGCACAGTCTGATTTCTACTCGTATCGCTACTTTGCCAGCGAGGGGTTCCTGCCGGGCTACAACTTCCCCCGCTTGCCGCTCTCCGCCTACATTCCGGGCCGCTCCAGGAGACAGCGTGAGGAGTTTCTATCGCGTCCGCGGTTCCTCGCCATCTCGGAATTCGGCCCTCGGTCCATCGTTTACCACGAGGGCGCCCGCTATGAGATCAACAAAGTCATTCTTCCAGTTGCCGAGCGCGAAGGTGACGACGAGCTGTTCACGGGTAGGGCAAAGCTGTGTCCGTCCTGCGGCTATCTGCATCCGGTTTCTAACGCCGACTCGTTCGATACGTGTGAACGGTGCTCGCAGCAACTGGATGCTTCGATAACCAACCTCTTCCGCCTGCAGAACGTGGCTACCCGTCGCCGTGAGCGGATCTCGTGCGACGAAGAAGAGCGGATGCGCATGGGCTTCGATATTCGGACGGGTGTTCGCTTCGCTGACTATGGAGCCGGACCGGTCTACCGAACGGCCGCAGTTCTGGCTGGCAGCAAGCCGCTAGCAGAACTGGCATATGGGAACGCCGCAACCCTATGGCGTATCAACCAGGGTTGGACGCGGCGGAAGAACAAACAGCAACTTGGATTCGTGCTCGACATCGAGCGAGGCTTCTGGGCGAGGAACGAGCAGGAGATTCCTGAGGGAACCGACCCAGACCCACTCTCTGCACGTGTTGCGAGAGTGATTCCGTACGTCGATGATCGCCGCAACTGCTTGCTCATCACGTTGGCGGACCTGCAGCCGCCAAGTGTCATGGCGTCCCTTCAGGCCGCGCTAAAGAACGCAGTTCAGGTCACCTACCAGTTGGAGGACAGCGAGATCGCCGCGGAGCCACTTCCCGGTCGAGACGAGCGGAATCTGCTCCTCTTCTATGAGGCAGCCGAAGGTGGCGCCGGAGTTCTGCGCCGCCTCCTAGACGATCCCGGAGCCGTGCAAGAAGTCGCTACAGAAGCGCTTCGCATCTGTCACTTTGACCCCGTAACCGGAGACGATCTGAAGCGGGCGCCACAAGCTCGCGAGGATTGCGAGGCTGCCTGCTACGACTGTCTCATGAGCTACGCGAACCAACGGGATCACGAACTGCTCGACCGCAAGGCCATCGCACCGGTCCTCCTGGCACTCCGCGACGCGACGGTCTCGGCATCGCCTGCGTCGGTGCCGCGATCTACACATCGTGACTCCCTGTTGGAACGTTGCGGATCGCAGCTAGAGCGCGCGTGGATAAACCACATGGACGCGAAGGGTCATCGCCTTCCAACAGACTGTCAGAAGGTAATCGGAGGGTGCGGAACGCGCCCTGACTTTCTGTACCTCGACCACGGCCACCAGGCCGCCATCTACGTTGACGGGCCACCTCACGACTTTCCCGATCGGCAGGCGAGGGACGAGCAACAAACCGTCTGCATGGAGGACCAAGGCTACATCGTAGTTCGGTTTCATCATCAGGCCAACTGGGATGAGATCATTGCGAAGTATCCGTCGCTCTTCGGGAGACCGGAATGAGCTTCGCCGTCGGATCGCTGGTGAAGGCACGCGGGCGTGAGTGGGTCGTATTGCCCGAATCCGAAGACGAACTCCTTGTTCTCCGTCCGCTGGGCGGAACGGAAGACGAGGTTGCGGGCATCTTTCTTCCACTAGAGAAGGTCGAGCCGGCTGCATTCGACCTACCGGACCCCTCACACAGTGGGGACTTCCGCTCGTGCAGACTTCTCCGGGACGCGGTGCGTCTCGGCTTCCGGTCCAGCGCCGGCCCATTTCGCTCGTTTGCACAGATTGCCGTCGAGCCGAGAGCGTATCAAATCGTTCCGCTGCTCATGGCGCTCAAAATGGAGACCGTTCGGCTCCTGATCGCGGACGACGTTGGCATCGGCAAGACGATCGAAGCGGGTCTTGTCGCCAGGGAGCTTCTGGATCGAGGAGAAGTCACTCGCCTTGCGGTTCTGTGTTTGCCGCAGATAGCAGAGCAATGGCAGGCGGAGCTCCGAGACAAGTTCCACATCGACGCCGAGCTAGTACTGCCATCTACTGCTTCACGCTTGGAGAGAAACTGCCGCATCGGGCAATCGCTGTTCGACATCTACCCATTCGTCGTCGTATCCACTGACTTCATTAAGTCCGACCGCCGATTGGACGAGTTTCTTCGCACGTGTCCTGAGCTGGTTATCGTTGACGAGGCACATACCTGCGCCTGGAGTGGCGAAGGCCGGGGAGGGCGCCACCAGCGTCATCGATTGGTATCCGGCCTGGCCGCGCGGCAGGACCGTCACCTCATGCTCGTGACCGCTACCCCGCATAGCGGCAACGAGAATGCATTTCGCTCGCTGCTCCGTCTCCTGAAACCGGAATTCGGGGAGCTGTCGGACGACCTTTCGGGACCACAGAACGAACGGCACAGGCGAACGCTTGCAGCTCACTTCGTTCAGCGACGCCGGGCGGACATTCGCTCCTATCTGAGCGACGAGACGCCCTTCCCAAGTCGTGAGGAAGCGGAAGAGACCTACAAGCTGTCCGAACCCTATCGCAAGCTCTTCGACAAGGTCTTGCGCTACGCTCGCGAGACCGTCGCCGATCAAACGGGCGGAAAGCACCGCCAAAGAGTTCGGTGGTGGTCGGCGTTGGCGCTGCTCCGGTCCATTGCATCCAGCCCCGCAGCGGCAGCGGCGACTTTGAGAAGCCGAGCATCGACGGCGGACACTGTAACCGTCGAGGAAGCCGACGCGGTCGGGCGCAGGTCAGTCCTCGACCTGCCGGGTGATGAGTCTGCTGAGGATGCGGACGTAACGCCGGGCAGCATCGAGGGAACCGAAGACGACGAGTCGCAGCCCAATCGTCGGCGCCTGTTGGATCTGGCGCGCGAGGCGGACGCGCTCAAGGGAGCGGACGATTTCAAGCTCCAAAAGGCGATCACTCTCCTCAAGAAGGTTGTTCAAGACGGATTCCGACCGATCGTGTTCTGCCGTTTTATCGACACTGCACATTACGTGGCGCAAGCCCTCAGGGAGAAGCTTCCGAAGGATATCGAGGTTTCATCGATCACGGGAACACTGCCTCCGGCAGAGCGCGAATCCCGAGTGGCCGAGCTCATTCAAGCGCCGAAGCACATTCTCGTGTGCACGGACTGCTTGTCGGAGGGCATCAACCTCCAAGAAGGGTTCGATGCCGTCGTTCACTACGACCTGTCGTGGAACCCCACTCGCCATGAGCAGCGCGAAGGCCGAGTAGACCGATACGGCCAGCCCTCAGGCACGGTTCGAGCGCTGACCTACTACGGAGTAGACAACCAGATCGACGGGATCGTCCTCGACGTGCTCCTTCGCAAGCACAAGATGATCCGAAACAGCCTCGGTATCTCCGTACCGGTACCCGCGAACTCCGACCAGGTTGTCGAAGCCATCTTCGAGGGCCTGCTGCTGCGCGGCGCAACCGGCGCGGCCTCCTCTCAGCTCTCTCTGCAGTTTGACGAATTGATTGCCCAGCAAAAGCACGATCTCCATACGGAATGGGAGGCTGCAACGGAACGCGAGAAGAGGTCTCGCACGCTCTTCGCCCAGGAGACGATTAAGGTTGCAGAGGTCGCTACCGAGCTTGACGCCGTACGCGATGCCATCGGGTCCGGCACAACCGTCGAGGCATTCCTCCGCGAGTCGATTCGTGCCAACGGCGGAACGGTTTCAGGATCGGGCACGCTTGAGTCGGACCTCGCCGCTTGTCCGCAGGCGGTCCAAGATGCTGTCGGAGGCACCACGAAGTTCCGAGCGCGATTCTCCCTACCGGTCCGAGAGGACGAGATCTACTTGTCGCGCACCCATCCCATCGTGGAAGGTCTCGCCACCTATACGATGGATTCGGCGCTTGACACGCTGGGGAATGGTGTGGCCCGCCGCTGCGGAGCCATCCGCACCGATCACGTGGAGCGTCGGACGACCCTCTTGATGCTCCGGTTGCGATTTCACATCGTAAGCCGGCGCGGAACGGACGAACGACAGCTTCTGGCGGAGGACCTCTCGCTCGTTGCATTTGAGGGTTCACCACAGAGCCCGCATTGGCTAGACACCGGGCACGCGGAGTCTCTCTTACTCGCTGAACCGAAGGGCAACATACCACCCGACCAGGCGCAGTCTTTCCTCCAGCGCGTGATAGACGACTTTGAATATCTCCGGCCGGCACTGGACACGACCGCCCAGGAGTGCGCCGAGGAACTGCTGAACTCGCACCGCCGTGTTCGCTCCGCGTCGGAACAACGCGGAATCACCTATCGAGTCGAGCCGCAATTACCACCGGATGTGCTCGGACTCTATGTTTTTCTGCCCGCCGTGTGACACCGAACGATGCAAGTCAAGCGCCGAGACATCTTCACAACGGTTCGGACCGAAGGCGGAATTCTGCCCGCCGACCTCTTGCAGCGCGTCGTCTCCGCTGACCGAAGCGTTGAGGGACTTTCCCCAGAAGACTATCACCTAGCGCCAAGCGAGAAGATCAACGAGGCGATCAACCGCGCATGGAACCGGCTGCAGGGCTCATGGGAGACGTTCCGCGCCGCGGCCGAGAAGCTGCCAACCGGCGATCCAGGAACAAGCGTAACGCGCGAGCGCTGGCTCCTTCCGCTGTTTCAGGAGCTAGGCTACGGCCGATTGCAGACCGCCAAGGCGACCGAGATCGACGGAAAGTCGTATGCGGTCTCGCACGCGTGGGGACATGTACCCATCCACCTGGTAGGCTGCCTGGTCGAATTGGATAGACCGACGCGTGGCGTGGCGGGCGCGGCAAGATCCAGCCCGCACAGCCTGACGCAGGAGCTCCTCAATCGCTCCGACGAGCACCTTTGGGCTTTCGTCTCGAATGGGAGGCGACTGCGAATCCTACGCGACAACAAGAGCCTGACACGCCAGTCCTACGTCGAGTTCGACCTCGAATCGGTGATGGAGGGCGAGGTCTACGCGGACTTCGTTCTCTTGTGGCTCCTCTGCCATGAGTCGCGCGTGGAGGCGGAACGGCCTGAGCAGTGCTGGCTTGAGAAGTGGTCGCGGGCGGCGCAGGAACAGGGCACGCGCGCCCTTGACCAGCTTCGCGACGGCGTTGAGAAAGCAATCACCGCTCTCGGTAAGGGCTTCGTTGCGCATCCAGCCAACCGCGGCCTACGCGATTGCCTCCGCTCCGGTTCACTCTCAACACAGGATTACTACCGCCAGCTACTTCGCGTCGTCTACCGGCTGCTGTTCCTCTTCGTAGCGGAGGATCGTGAGCTTCTCCTCGACCCAGGAGCTTCGCAAGATGCGCGAGCACGTTACCTCCGGTTCTATGCTTCGGCACGCTTGCGCCGATTGGCGGAGCGCCAGCGCGGAACGCGGCACAGCGATCTCTACGCCGGCTTAAGCATCGTTCTCGATAACCTCTACGCCGGCCTGCCGGCGCTTGGCTTGCCGGCACTTGGCAGCTTCCTATTCTCCTCCAGCGCCACCTCGGATCTGAATGCCTGCGAGATCGCGAACCACGACCTCCTTGACGCCATCCGCGCGCTTGCCTTTACGTTGGACGGTCGAATCAGGCGCGCCGTGGACTACAAGAACCTCCGCTCCGAGGAACTCGGCAGCGTGTATGAGGCCCTCCTTGAGCTCCACCCCGAGCTGAACGTAGACGCGGGCACGTTCGGCCTTCGTACAGCCGGAGGGAGCGAGCGGAAGACAACCGGCTCGTACTACACGCCCGACAGCCTTGTTCAGTGCCTTCTCGACAGCGCGCTTGACCCCGTCGTGGACGAGGCGGTCAAGAAACCGAATCCGGAGCAAGCGATCCTCGACCTGAAGGTCTGCGACCCAGCGTGCGGTAGCGGGCATTTCCTCATCGCCGCAGCGCACCGAATTGCGAAGCGGTTGGCATCTGTCCGAACGGGCGACGAGGAGCCTTCGCCCGCAGCCACGAGAACCGCGCTCCGCGACATCATCGGCCGTTGTATATACGGCGTGGATCTCAATCCAATGGCGGTCGAGTTGTGCAAGGTTGCGCTCTGGATGGAGGCGTTGGAACCGGGCCGACCGCTATGTTTCCTCGACCACCACATCCAGTGCGGCAACAGTCTGGTTGGGGCGACACCGGCGCTCATCGAAAACGGAATCCCCGACGCTGCATTCGACCCCATCGAAGGGGACGACAAGGCAGTCTGCACTGAGTTCAAGCGACGCAATCGCACGGAGCGCGAGGGGCAGGGCTCGCTCTACGACGCGAACCTGCAACCATGGGAGCGTCTGGGCGACCTCACCACCGGCATTGTTCAACTAAGCGATCTCCCGGACGACACGCTCGCGGGTGTCCAGACGCGCCAGGCGCGCTACGAGGAGCTGGTACGCTCACAAGCCTATGAGAACGGCAAAATGCTGGCGGACGCCTGGTGCGCCGCGTTCGTGTGGAAGAAGACGCGTGAAGCCGATCGATACCCGCTAACGACCGCACAACTGCGCCGCATACTTCGGAGCCCACATAACGTTGAGGC comes from the Armatimonadota bacterium genome and includes:
- a CDS encoding DEAD/DEAH box helicase, with translation MSFAVGSLVKARGREWVVLPESEDELLVLRPLGGTEDEVAGIFLPLEKVEPAAFDLPDPSHSGDFRSCRLLRDAVRLGFRSSAGPFRSFAQIAVEPRAYQIVPLLMALKMETVRLLIADDVGIGKTIEAGLVARELLDRGEVTRLAVLCLPQIAEQWQAELRDKFHIDAELVLPSTASRLERNCRIGQSLFDIYPFVVVSTDFIKSDRRLDEFLRTCPELVIVDEAHTCAWSGEGRGGRHQRHRLVSGLAARQDRHLMLVTATPHSGNENAFRSLLRLLKPEFGELSDDLSGPQNERHRRTLAAHFVQRRRADIRSYLSDETPFPSREEAEETYKLSEPYRKLFDKVLRYARETVADQTGGKHRQRVRWWSALALLRSIASSPAAAAATLRSRASTADTVTVEEADAVGRRSVLDLPGDESAEDADVTPGSIEGTEDDESQPNRRRLLDLAREADALKGADDFKLQKAITLLKKVVQDGFRPIVFCRFIDTAHYVAQALREKLPKDIEVSSITGTLPPAERESRVAELIQAPKHILVCTDCLSEGINLQEGFDAVVHYDLSWNPTRHEQREGRVDRYGQPSGTVRALTYYGVDNQIDGIVLDVLLRKHKMIRNSLGISVPVPANSDQVVEAIFEGLLLRGATGAASSQLSLQFDELIAQQKHDLHTEWEAATEREKRSRTLFAQETIKVAEVATELDAVRDAIGSGTTVEAFLRESIRANGGTVSGSGTLESDLAACPQAVQDAVGGTTKFRARFSLPVREDEIYLSRTHPIVEGLATYTMDSALDTLGNGVARRCGAIRTDHVERRTTLLMLRLRFHIVSRRGTDERQLLAEDLSLVAFEGSPQSPHWLDTGHAESLLLAEPKGNIPPDQAQSFLQRVIDDFEYLRPALDTTAQECAEELLNSHRRVRSASEQRGITYRVEPQLPPDVLGLYVFLPAV
- a CDS encoding N-6 DNA methylase: MQVKRRDIFTTVRTEGGILPADLLQRVVSADRSVEGLSPEDYHLAPSEKINEAINRAWNRLQGSWETFRAAAEKLPTGDPGTSVTRERWLLPLFQELGYGRLQTAKATEIDGKSYAVSHAWGHVPIHLVGCLVELDRPTRGVAGAARSSPHSLTQELLNRSDEHLWAFVSNGRRLRILRDNKSLTRQSYVEFDLESVMEGEVYADFVLLWLLCHESRVEAERPEQCWLEKWSRAAQEQGTRALDQLRDGVEKAITALGKGFVAHPANRGLRDCLRSGSLSTQDYYRQLLRVVYRLLFLFVAEDRELLLDPGASQDARARYLRFYASARLRRLAERQRGTRHSDLYAGLSIVLDNLYAGLPALGLPALGSFLFSSSATSDLNACEIANHDLLDAIRALAFTLDGRIRRAVDYKNLRSEELGSVYEALLELHPELNVDAGTFGLRTAGGSERKTTGSYYTPDSLVQCLLDSALDPVVDEAVKKPNPEQAILDLKVCDPACGSGHFLIAAAHRIAKRLASVRTGDEEPSPAATRTALRDIIGRCIYGVDLNPMAVELCKVALWMEALEPGRPLCFLDHHIQCGNSLVGATPALIENGIPDAAFDPIEGDDKAVCTEFKRRNRTEREGQGSLYDANLQPWERLGDLTTGIVQLSDLPDDTLAGVQTRQARYEELVRSQAYENGKMLADAWCAAFVWKKTREADRYPLTTAQLRRILRSPHNVEAWMRHEIEQLAQEYRFLHWHLAFPDVFRIPGENETADDAQSGWIGGFHIVLGNPPWDTLSPDQREFFSRWVVGLRSLAPGEQKEEVEKLLADTFITSLWTAHCRNLFALVHFLKSSGVYTLYAPGNLGKGDFNVYRMFVELAVRRVRPAGLAAQIAPAGLYGGANASAIRKFMLDENRLMLLVGCENKGRVFFPHVHPQTWFTLYALQRGGRTARLSTAFGIDSVEKALSVRAETIELDADLIRELAPDTYAIADLRSLSELATNQKINGACPAFGNRGAGPPIRHYQREIDMGNDRDLFTSDPRGLPVYEGRMIDHYDHRAKTYQSGHGNSAIWIERPFTDPEKAVVPQWRVLPENIPSKLGNRCTHYRIGFGDVANPRNERSFVATLIPPGTICGHTVPTITFEPGYEWAYLPWLAVANSFVMDAFARRKLSSPHMTYTVLDSLPFPRPSLTEPLVHDVARLVLRLICTAPEMAGYWNHMAELGLVERVPPDTIPLDAFRTETARIQARARIEAIVAIRVFSLTRDELCGALDTFDVLQRREVIAFGDYQTKRVTLEAFDEMWEAIETGAPYRTRLDPPPPNGWTPPEELLKDTFATAAAYTPAKAETPIDREEPADFALVSPPASPKPILDKDGEVLRVRVYDHKEQVVLNRGVAVGREKRDGTSIWKVLADGEKEPRSFASPPFVLKWLRAR